The window CCCCCGAGAGCGCCCGACGCCTGGCGCGCCGGCACAGCCGGCGACTGCCTCACTAGAGCCGAAGCCATGCCATTCAGCAGGCTGGGCCTGCCTCCCGCGATCGTCAAAGGCGTGCGGGCCGCCGGCTACACCGACCCCACTCCGATCCAGCTCAAGGCGATTCCCATCGTCCTCGCCGGCCACGACCTGATCGGCGCCGCGCAGACCGGGACCGGCAAGACCGCCGCCTTCGTGCTGCCGATTCTCACCCACCTCATGAAGGGCAATCCCGCGTTGCGCGCGCTGGTGCTGGTGCCAACGCGGGAGCTGGCCGCGCAGGTCGAGACCAACGCGCGCGACTACGCGCGCTTCACTGCCGTGCGTGCCGGAGTGGTGTTCGGCGGCGTGCCGATCGGTCCGCAGGAACGCATGCTGCGGCACGAGGGCGTCGATCTGCTCGTGGCGACCCCCGGCCGGCTGTTGGACCTGCACGGCCGGCAGAGTGTGAGCCTCGAGGACATCGAGGTGCTGGTTCTCGACGAGGCCGATCGCATGGTGGACATGGGCTTCGCTCCTGATTTGCGGCGCATCCTCAAGCTCCTGCCCACGCGGCGCCAGACCTTGATGTTTTCCGCCACCATGCCGCCCGAGCTGAACCGGGTGGCCACCGAGGCCCTGCATCATCCCCAGCGCGTCGATCTGGCCCCACCTTCGCGGCCCGCGGCAGGAATCACGCAGGCCATCTATCCGGTGTCCCGCCATCTGAAGACCGAGCTGCTCGACCAGGTCCTGCTGGGCGAAGGAGTCTCGAGCGCGATCGTCTTCACGCGCACCAAGCGCGGCGCTGATCGTCTCACCCGCTCGCTCCAGCGCCGTGGCCACAGCGTGGCAGCCCTGCACGGTGATCGCAGCCAGAGTCAGCGGGAGAAAGCGCTCGCCGACCTGAAACGTGGTCGCGTGCAGGTTCTGGTGGCCACCGACATCGCCTCGCGCGGGATCGACGTGGACGACATCTCACACGTGATCAACTTCGACGTGCCTCACACTCCCGAGGACTACGTGCATCGCATCGGACGCACGGGCCGTGTGCAGGCCGTGGGGGATGCGTTCACGCTGATGAGCCCCGAGGAGAAGAAGGACGTCGCCGCGATCGAGCGCTTCCTGGGCCGTTCCATCCCACGCGTGATGGTGCCCGACTTCGACTACCACCAGACGCCTCAGCGCGAGGGAGGACGGCCGGAGCCCCGCCGGCACCGAGAACGACCCCACAGGCAGGGGAAGGATGGGGATCGGCGCGGGCACGCACAGCCGAGCGGAAACGGCGCACGCCGACGGGAACGCCCACGAGACGATCGTCCTCGACCAAAGCCTGCGGGCTCGCCTACGCCAAGCACGGCTCGAGAGTCGGCGGAGAGCCACGGCCGGCGCCGGCGACGAGAGACGTCCAGGGATCGGCGTCGCAAACGGCTTTAGCCGGTCGCTCCTTCGGTCATTCCTCCCGTTATTCCTTCAGTCGCTGTCTCCAGGGTCTTGGCGCCCTCCCGCTTGCCCTCCATGAAGCTCTTCCCGAATACGCACTCGGCAGCGTACTGATTGTGAGCTCGACATCGGAGGCGAATGCCCTCGGTGGTCGGCTCGCCGCCAAGGGCTACGGGATCGATGTGGTCGAACTCGAGCCCCTTGCGCTCCGAGCAGCGATGACCATCGGCACTGATGAACGTGCATTGTGCGCCGTCACGTTTCCACACGGCACGCTTCACATGATTGGGGATGTACCGTGGGTTCCTGCCATTCGTCGACTGTGGCACCCGAGGCTTGTCCGTCGCGGCAAACTTCTGCTTCTCGAGCTTGGCAATAAGCACGTCGAGCGCGCGATCGAAGACGGATTCGATATCGCCAGCGGCCACTTCGTGGCCGAGAAGATCTTGCGCGTAACTCAGCTTGTCCCGCGTGGCCTGGCTCATTGTGAGGTGGAGCGAGAAGCGCTGCGCGGCGATGGGCTTCACCTGCGAACGCAGAGAAATGTCAAAAAACTGCCGCGGGGCAGTTTTGCTTGACGTTTCTGGGACCTGCGATTCCATCGAGGGACCTTCGTGGCTCGTCTCTGATGTGGGCGTCGGGTCCGATGTCGCGATGGACTCGATCATCGGAAGCTCTTCGGATCGTGGGAAGCGCCGCGCGATCAGGAGTTCGATTTCGCTCGTTGGCATTCCTTCGGCCGACAGCAGCAGCTCGCGAGCATTCTCCTCGGTCAGGTACGGCGCCAGCAGACAGAGTCCGCTGAGATGCAACCGCCCTTCCGCGACCGCCTGGAACACGGTTGGGAAGCGCCGAGCGATGCCGGCGGCCTGGAGCCGCTTGTGAGCGGCGTCTTTGGACAGGCGGAGCTTGCCGACACAGTACGCGTGCATCGAAGAGTAGCCGGCAGGAACGTACAGTCTTCGAGCGCGGAACTCGGCGATGTGAGCCAGGAGCAGTGCTGTGGTCTCGCGTTCCTTCGCGATGAGCGTGGACAGGCTTTGATCGAGGGCGTAGTTGCTCAGATGCGATAGCGAATAACCCGTCATGGAACTCTCGACGGGGGCTGGACGTCGAGGGGCTAACCATCTCTTTCTATCACACGATAATTCTCACGCCAACATCATTAGCGGGATGCGCGCTGGTTTCAGTGCAAATGAACCAGTCCCATGACCACAAGAATCGGAATCAGCACGGCGATGATCGCTTCTCCGGCGATGAATCCCGAGGCCAGGGGCGTGACGTGCCGCTCGTAAGACTGCCGCGAGGTCATCCGCCACAGCTCGCCGAGGAGACCCCCGACGAACATCGTGAACACCGCGCTCCCGGGAACCAGCATCCCAATGCCGATACCGGTGGGTGAAGGCGTCCAGCGTCGGCGGCCAGGGTCGTTCTCCAGGAACGTCAGTAGCACCCCGATGGTCACGCCGACGAGGAGCGCCACCGCCGCTCCGGGAGGAAGCGCATGGACACCGGCCGAGAGAATGCGCGCAAGCCCGGCGAAGCGCTGCGAGATGGGCGATTGGAGTCCGTTGTCTCCTCCGATCCCGTAAGTGTCGCGCAGGAGCGGGTAGACGAAAGCGACGGCGGCAGCGCCGACCGGCACGGCGATGAGCTGGGCATAAGTGAGGAAGCGGGGCGTGCTGCCGATCAGGTGGCCGGTCTTGTAGTCCTGCATCAGGCCTTCCGACTGCGAAGCCACCGAGCCGGTCACGCCGCTCGCGGTGAGGTTGTGGAGCATGGAGCCGGGCGCGACCGCGCCGAAGATGCCCTGCATCATGTTGGTGAGCGCGCTGATCGGTCCCCAGTTGGTTTCCCCGAGCACGCGGATGCCGACCAGCATGAGCGGGATCGATAGCACGATCGCGATCGCGGTGAGGCCGAAGGGCATCCCAAGACTGAAGCGCTGCACCAGCGCGAGCGCGACCGCGCTGGCGATCGAGCCCCAGATCACCCAGCGCAACGGGAACTCGCCGCCGACCGTCGCCGCAGTGAGGCCACGGAAAGACTTCACCAGCACTTTCCAGCGCAGTGCCAGGGTCGTGAGGCCCCCGGCCACCAGACAGCCGACGGCGGGCCACAGGATCCAAAGCTGCACTTCGCGGCGCACCAGGTTCGCCACGAAGCCCTGGTCCACCAGGATCGGAGGGGCGATCACCCACGCGATCGTCATACCGATCACCATGCTGGTGTTGATGCGCATGCCGACGAGCAGCCCCGATCCGATCGAGAGCAAGCTCCAGCTCATGCCCACGTTCATCTTCGCGCCCAGACCGCCGATCGGCAGCATCTCCGGCAGGCGGTACCACACCTGACCGAGCAGCCGGGCGTCCTCGCGGATCGTCATTAGGAACCCGGAGAGCACCGATCCGATCGCCATCGACCGCGCGGCGCCGCGGGACTCGCCGCCCTTGCCGTCGAGCACCACCAGCGTCTCCGCCGCCGCCACGCCGTCGGCGAAGGTGAGCTTCTCGTCGACGACGAAGTGCTTGCGCATGGGCACGCTCAGCAGGACGCCGAGGACCCCGGAGCACGTAAGCCACAGGAATGCCTGATGTGGCTGGAGCACGTAGGTGAAGCCAGCCGCCGGGTCCATGCGCAGCAGGTCGAAGGCCGCCATCAGCGTGCAGAGGAAAGCGGTTTGCCCCGCCGAGGTTCCCGCGGTCTGGACGATGTTGTTCTCCCACCGATGGAAGTTGCGCGCCAGGATCCCGAGAGCGAGATAGCCGAAGAAGGCCGAGACCACCGAGATGTTCGGCCCGAAGCCGAGCTTGAGCACCACGTAGGGATACGATCCGCCGATGACGGCGGCCACCACGATGGCCACCAGCACCGAGCGCAGCGTGAACTCCCGTGCGTCGGCTGGCTTCACAGGGAGGATGTCGACGGGTGCGGTGCTTTCGGCTGAGCTCATGGAGCGGCCTCGAGTAGGTCGGCAGGGAGGTGGAAGCCGGCGAAGCCTACAAGCGCGCCTGGGGCGCGTTCAACGCGGGCCTTGGTGCGACGCGCCGGGAGTCCGGTTCAACGCGGCCCTCGGACCCGGCGCGCCGGACTCCCTGCGACGGGTCGGGACTCCCTGCGACGCCTCGGGGCTCCGTGCGACGCGGGCAGGGGCCGCGCTATAGTTCGCGACATGGTGTCCACTCCTCGCGGGTCCCGGCGCCCGGCCTGGCCTCGTTCCCTGGCCGCGGCGGCCCTTGGCGCGTGCATCCTGGCTGCGTTTTCCGGGCCGAGCATGGCGGACTACGCGGACGTGAACGGGATGCGCATGTACTACGCGGTGCGTGGCAAGGGGCCGGTCCTGGTGCTGCTGCACAGCGGGCTGGGCAATGGGCTCCAGTTCATCCGTCAGATCCCCGCCTTCGAGAAGCAGTATCGATTGGTCATTCCCGACATGCGCGCCCAGGGCCGGACTCCCGATCGCGAAGGTCCGATCAGCTATCACGCGATGGCCGAGGACGTGATCGCGCTCATGAACCGGCTCGGCGTCCAGCGCTTCGATGTCATGGGATGGAGCGATGGAGGGAACTGCGGGATCGATCTCGCGATCCATCATCGCGATCGCGTGAAGCATCTGGTGACGTTCGGAGCGAACGCGTCTCCGGACGGCGTGCGCCCTCAGGACCGCGCCTGGCTGGACACGGTGACGGTCGCTTCGCTGGGAAACGATGTCCGAGCCGGATGGATGGCGCTCGCGCCCGATCCGCGCCAGTACGACGAGGCCATGGGCAAGCTGCTCCACATGTGGAGAACCGAGCCACGTTTCACCGCGAAGGAGCTGGGCTCGATCAAGGCGAAGGCCCTGATCTGCGCCGGCGAGAACGACATCGTCCGCCGCGACCACACGGAGTCGCTGGCGCGCTCGATTCCCAAAGCCGAGCTGTGGATCATTCCCGGAGCGTCGCACGGCGCCATCCAGGAGAAACCCGACGACGTGAACGCCAAGGTGCTCCAGTTCCTGGCGCGATGAAGGCGAAGCTTCCGTACCACGGTCGGCACGACCGAGAACGGCAATGCCGTACGAGGTGTCTCGAAAGGAGTCTTCGATGAGCGGACCCAACATGATGGCCGCGCTGCCCAAGACGGGAAGCACCTCGGAATACGTGGCTGCTCTGATGGCCCTGGTCAAGGCCAGGAACCCGTCCGAGGTGGAGTTCCATCAGGCGGTGCACGAGGTGGTGGATTCGCTGACGCTCGTGCTCGACCGCCATCCCGAATACCGCTCGGCCCGCATGCTGGAGCGCATCGTGGAGCCGGAGCGCGTGATCATGTTCCGCGTGCCCTGGATGGACGATCGCAACGAGATCCAGGTCAATCGCGGATTCCGCATCGAGATGAACAGCGCCATCGGTCCCTATAAAGGGGGACTGCGATTCCACCCTTCGGTGAATCTGGGCATCCTCAAGTTCCTGGCGTTCGAGCAGGTGTTCAAGAACTCGCTCACCACGCTGCCGATGGGCGGGGGCAAAGGTGGCTCGGACTTCGATCCCAAGGGGAAGAGCGACCAGGAGGTGATGAAGTTCTGCCAGAGCTTCATGACCGAGTTGTGGCGCCACATCGGACCGAACACCGACGTTCCGGCCGGCGACATCGGCGTGGGTGGGCGCGAGATCGGCTTCCTGTTCGGGCAGTACAAGCGCCTTGCCAACGAATTCACCGGGGTGCTCACCGGCAAGGGCCTCCACTGGGGCGGCTCGCTGATCCGGCCCGAGGCGACCGGCTATGGCTGCGTCTACTTCGCCCAGGAGATGCTCAAGAGCCGCGGCGAGTCCTTCGAGGGGAAGGTGTGCCTGGTCTCGGGCAGCGGAAACGTGTCGCAGTACACGGTCGAGAAGCTGCTCGATCTGGGCGCCAGGTCCGTCACGCTCTCGGACTCGAACGGCTTCATTCACGACCCGGACGGAATCGACCGTGACAAGCTCGCATGGGTCATGGACCACAAGAACGTGCGCCGTGGGCGCATTCGGGATTACGCCGACAAGTGGAAGGGGGCGCGCTACGTTGCCACCGATCCCATGCAGGATGCGAATCCGCTGTGGGACGTCCCGGCCGATTGCGCATTCCCGAGCGCGACCCAGAACGAGATCAACGCGCGCGACGCCGCCAACATGGTGAAGAATGGAGTCATCGCGGTCGCCGAAG is drawn from Candidatus Eisenbacteria bacterium and contains these coding sequences:
- a CDS encoding DEAD/DEAH box helicase — protein: MPFSRLGLPPAIVKGVRAAGYTDPTPIQLKAIPIVLAGHDLIGAAQTGTGKTAAFVLPILTHLMKGNPALRALVLVPTRELAAQVETNARDYARFTAVRAGVVFGGVPIGPQERMLRHEGVDLLVATPGRLLDLHGRQSVSLEDIEVLVLDEADRMVDMGFAPDLRRILKLLPTRRQTLMFSATMPPELNRVATEALHHPQRVDLAPPSRPAAGITQAIYPVSRHLKTELLDQVLLGEGVSSAIVFTRTKRGADRLTRSLQRRGHSVAALHGDRSQSQREKALADLKRGRVQVLVATDIASRGIDVDDISHVINFDVPHTPEDYVHRIGRTGRVQAVGDAFTLMSPEEKKDVAAIERFLGRSIPRVMVPDFDYHQTPQREGGRPEPRRHRERPHRQGKDGDRRGHAQPSGNGARRRERPRDDRPRPKPAGSPTPSTARESAESHGRRRRRETSRDRRRKRL
- a CDS encoding alpha/beta hydrolase, with the translated sequence MADYADVNGMRMYYAVRGKGPVLVLLHSGLGNGLQFIRQIPAFEKQYRLVIPDMRAQGRTPDREGPISYHAMAEDVIALMNRLGVQRFDVMGWSDGGNCGIDLAIHHRDRVKHLVTFGANASPDGVRPQDRAWLDTVTVASLGNDVRAGWMALAPDPRQYDEAMGKLLHMWRTEPRFTAKELGSIKAKALICAGENDIVRRDHTESLARSIPKAELWIIPGASHGAIQEKPDDVNAKVLQFLAR
- the gdhA gene encoding NADP-specific glutamate dehydrogenase, translating into MAALPKTGSTSEYVAALMALVKARNPSEVEFHQAVHEVVDSLTLVLDRHPEYRSARMLERIVEPERVIMFRVPWMDDRNEIQVNRGFRIEMNSAIGPYKGGLRFHPSVNLGILKFLAFEQVFKNSLTTLPMGGGKGGSDFDPKGKSDQEVMKFCQSFMTELWRHIGPNTDVPAGDIGVGGREIGFLFGQYKRLANEFTGVLTGKGLHWGGSLIRPEATGYGCVYFAQEMLKSRGESFEGKVCLVSGSGNVSQYTVEKLLDLGARSVTLSDSNGFIHDPDGIDRDKLAWVMDHKNVRRGRIRDYADKWKGARYVATDPMQDANPLWDVPADCAFPSATQNEINARDAANMVKNGVIAVAEGANMPCTLEAAHMLIEKGVLFGPGKAANAGGVATSGLEMSQNSMRMSWTRDEVDHRLHQIMVLIHKAAFETAERYGTPGNLVNGANIAGFLKVADAMMDQGLV
- a CDS encoding OPT family oligopeptide transporter, with product MSSAESTAPVDILPVKPADAREFTLRSVLVAIVVAAVIGGSYPYVVLKLGFGPNISVVSAFFGYLALGILARNFHRWENNIVQTAGTSAGQTAFLCTLMAAFDLLRMDPAAGFTYVLQPHQAFLWLTCSGVLGVLLSVPMRKHFVVDEKLTFADGVAAAETLVVLDGKGGESRGAARSMAIGSVLSGFLMTIREDARLLGQVWYRLPEMLPIGGLGAKMNVGMSWSLLSIGSGLLVGMRINTSMVIGMTIAWVIAPPILVDQGFVANLVRREVQLWILWPAVGCLVAGGLTTLALRWKVLVKSFRGLTAATVGGEFPLRWVIWGSIASAVALALVQRFSLGMPFGLTAIAIVLSIPLMLVGIRVLGETNWGPISALTNMMQGIFGAVAPGSMLHNLTASGVTGSVASQSEGLMQDYKTGHLIGSTPRFLTYAQLIAVPVGAAAVAFVYPLLRDTYGIGGDNGLQSPISQRFAGLARILSAGVHALPPGAAVALLVGVTIGVLLTFLENDPGRRRWTPSPTGIGIGMLVPGSAVFTMFVGGLLGELWRMTSRQSYERHVTPLASGFIAGEAIIAVLIPILVVMGLVHLH